A region from the Mucilaginibacter sp. CSA2-8R genome encodes:
- a CDS encoding single-stranded DNA-binding protein encodes MYTNAGINKVMLAGKISKEPRLHNYNQERWLYFSVVTKEVIHSAKGDTDHEETHQIRVEETNPSLKRFDLKMDDLVFVQGKLHTKAFVDAENIKRYKTEIVASNFEILSAAN; translated from the coding sequence ATGTATACCAACGCAGGAATTAATAAGGTAATGCTGGCAGGGAAAATTTCTAAAGAACCACGGTTACACAATTATAATCAAGAACGCTGGTTGTATTTTAGTGTAGTAACCAAAGAAGTCATTCATTCGGCCAAAGGAGATACTGACCACGAAGAGACGCACCAGATCAGGGTAGAGGAAACTAATCCGTCCCTAAAGCGCTTTGATTTAAAAATGGACGACTTAGTTTTCGTTCAGGGAAAGCTGCATACCAAGGCGTTTGTAGATGCGGAAAACATTAAACGTTATAAAACAGAAATTGTGGCCAGCAATTTTGAAATACTATCAGCCGCCAATTAG
- a CDS encoding ABC transporter permease, which produces MTKSVKWEWEITSKTSWFVNFKELYFYKDLLLSQTRKDFLGAYQQTLLGPLWVLIQPLLTVGIFVIVFNNILGVKTDGYPPMLFNMIGVTLWTLFSDIFTNTSRTFTQNAAVFNKVYFPRVIVALSALLLQLLLFGVQLLLLGSVFTYYALTNQVTFHASTLPLALVAVVITSGIAFGAGLIFSVLTAKYRDLTSLTQLVIRLLMFVTPVFFTLSVVPQKVNWVVMLNPLSSMFELFRAAFTGTYHGTLNAITFSVLFMTIIVTAGVLLFNKMGDKLLDVL; this is translated from the coding sequence ATGACCAAATCAGTAAAATGGGAATGGGAAATTACCAGCAAAACTTCATGGTTTGTAAATTTTAAAGAACTTTATTTTTACAAAGATTTATTGTTGAGCCAAACCCGAAAAGACTTTTTGGGGGCCTATCAGCAAACTTTACTTGGACCATTATGGGTTCTGATTCAGCCTCTGTTAACGGTGGGTATATTTGTTATTGTATTCAACAATATACTTGGTGTAAAAACTGATGGCTATCCGCCTATGCTGTTTAATATGATTGGTGTTACTTTGTGGACGCTGTTTTCAGATATTTTTACCAATACATCACGCACATTTACTCAAAATGCTGCCGTTTTTAATAAGGTATACTTTCCACGCGTCATTGTAGCCCTCTCAGCCTTATTACTTCAGTTACTTTTATTCGGCGTACAATTACTGCTTTTGGGTTCAGTATTTACTTATTACGCGCTTACTAATCAGGTAACTTTTCATGCCTCCACCCTGCCATTGGCGTTGGTTGCTGTAGTAATAACGTCGGGTATTGCTTTTGGAGCAGGGTTAATTTTTTCGGTGTTAACAGCTAAGTACCGTGATCTGACTTCTTTAACTCAATTAGTTATCAGACTACTTATGTTTGTTACGCCCGTTTTTTTCACATTATCTGTTGTTCCCCAAAAAGTTAATTGGGTAGTAATGCTCAATCCGTTATCATCTATGTTCGAATTGTTCAGAGCAGCCTTTACTGGCACCTATCATGGTACGCTCAACGCCATTACATTTAGTGTGCTGTTTATGACCATCATTGTAACTGCTGGCGTTTTGCTGTTCAATAAGATGGGCGATAAATTACTGGACGTATTATAA